From the genome of Candidatus Latescibacter sp., one region includes:
- a CDS encoding DHHA1 domain-containing protein, whose protein sequence is MTDIHINIQKITEFFKLAGKRPLFIQTHDIPDPDAIASAEAFRIIARHFGVKSRLVTNGMPQRRENKTLIRECHITLEPLETVNINPGSSFAWAFIDCMPGGGNVTLHPQAPGDVFIAIDHHGRTHAAPKVTSPFFVLLEPDVGATATLLCQALKELHIPISARLASALSYAIISDTQDFSRSATQTDLRVYAGIFPHTDQRIISRIRNARKSRQYFRTVHRCLENARIYRNVAWVWVGEVESGEIVAEMADFLLSREHITWTLALGHTRERMYLSIRSSSAKANCAGVIRRLVPFSPFTVGGHDRFAGGYILVDSTADIQEMAEFLIERFIRHILRIPANLPVPGGTPLIEE, encoded by the coding sequence ATGACAGATATACACATAAATATACAAAAAATCACTGAATTTTTTAAACTTGCCGGGAAACGCCCGCTCTTTATCCAGACCCATGACATCCCCGATCCCGATGCCATTGCTTCCGCAGAAGCATTCCGCATCATAGCCCGTCATTTCGGGGTAAAATCACGGCTGGTGACCAATGGCATGCCCCAGCGCCGGGAAAATAAAACCCTCATCAGGGAATGCCATATTACTCTTGAACCTCTGGAAACAGTGAACATCAACCCCGGCTCATCGTTCGCCTGGGCATTTATCGACTGCATGCCCGGAGGGGGAAATGTGACCCTGCATCCCCAGGCGCCGGGTGATGTTTTCATCGCCATCGACCATCACGGCCGCACACATGCTGCACCAAAGGTGACCTCGCCTTTTTTTGTTCTTCTGGAGCCGGATGTGGGGGCGACCGCCACCCTCCTTTGCCAGGCGCTGAAGGAACTCCACATTCCCATCTCTGCAAGGCTCGCATCGGCTCTCTCCTATGCCATCATCAGCGATACCCAGGATTTCAGCCGCAGCGCAACCCAGACCGACCTCCGTGTATATGCAGGTATCTTTCCCCATACCGACCAGAGGATTATATCCCGGATCAGAAACGCCCGGAAATCCCGGCAGTATTTCCGAACCGTTCATCGCTGCCTCGAAAACGCCCGCATCTACCGTAATGTGGCCTGGGTCTGGGTGGGAGAAGTGGAAAGCGGGGAAATTGTGGCGGAAATGGCCGATTTTCTCCTCTCGCGGGAACACATCACCTGGACACTGGCCCTGGGACATACCCGCGAGCGGATGTATCTTTCGATACGTTCTTCCAGCGCAAAAGCCAACTGCGCCGGGGTGATCCGCAGGCTGGTGCCGTTCTCGCCGTTCACCGTCGGGGGGCATGACCGCTTTGCAGGGGGATATATCCTGGTAGACAGTACTGCGGATATTCAAGAAATGGCGGAGTTTCTCATCGAACGTTTCATACGGCATATCCTCCGTATTCCCGCCAACCTGCCGGTGCCGGGCGGAACCCCCCTCATAGAAGAATAA
- a CDS encoding DUF6485 family protein has translation MTECKVQKNKASCPCSYPSCSRKGICCECIAYHRRSGELPGCCFPPDVEKTFDRSIETFVETVRRRGPWW, from the coding sequence ATGACCGAGTGCAAAGTTCAGAAAAACAAAGCATCATGCCCATGCAGCTATCCATCCTGCTCGAGGAAAGGGATCTGCTGCGAGTGTATTGCCTATCATCGGAGGAGCGGCGAGCTGCCCGGATGCTGTTTCCCTCCGGATGTAGAGAAAACATTTGATCGCTCAATCGAAACCTTTGTGGAAACAGTTCGCAGAAGAGGACCGTGGTGGTAA
- a CDS encoding NAD+ synthase, with amino-acid sequence MRQIRITLAQINTTVGDLDGNVARCLDAAGKARENGSDLVVFPELALSGYPPEDLLLRPGFLRGCRKALEKFAAGAGEICAIVGLPDGLGPVYNAAAVVSGGKVHCIYHKMFLPNYGVFDEKRYFLPGRDPLSFRLGDVTVGMTICEDIWVEEGRDGARSVCTVLSAVHRADVIINISASPYNAGKLHDRTELLAERTTETDTPIVYVNLIGGQDELVFDGGSLVFDRKGNCILKAPSFTEYLAVIDLEFENPLREGSAPCFKIPKRPEPQRSRVKPIIAPPLSEEEEIMEALVLGTRDYIRKNGFSKVVIGLSGGIDSSIVACVAAEALGRENVIGVTMPSQFTSTGTRSDAEILAMNLKIRFIEIPIGEVFTAFIQSLSDAFRDTRPDVTEENLQARIRGTLLMSLSNKFGWLVLTTGNKSEVATGYCTLYGDTAGGFAVIKDVPKIMVYRLARLINTRAAGEIIPETVIARPPSAELRPDQKDSDSLPPYDILDPILKDYIEQDMGVEEIVAHGFDRETVKRVVRMCDLAEYKRRQAPPGVKITPRAFGRDRRLPITNRFRDTGNEAKQKTEDHT; translated from the coding sequence ATGAGACAAATACGGATTACATTGGCCCAGATAAACACCACGGTCGGCGACCTGGACGGCAATGTGGCGCGATGCCTCGATGCGGCAGGCAAAGCTCGTGAAAATGGCTCCGATCTGGTGGTATTCCCCGAGCTGGCGCTTTCCGGCTACCCTCCCGAAGACCTTCTCCTCCGGCCCGGATTCCTCCGGGGATGCCGAAAAGCGTTGGAAAAGTTTGCGGCAGGTGCAGGTGAAATCTGTGCGATTGTGGGGCTTCCCGATGGTCTTGGACCGGTTTACAATGCTGCCGCTGTCGTATCCGGGGGAAAAGTCCACTGCATCTACCATAAGATGTTTCTGCCCAATTACGGCGTATTCGATGAAAAGCGGTATTTTCTCCCGGGGAGGGATCCTCTGTCCTTCCGCCTGGGAGATGTGACAGTGGGGATGACAATCTGCGAAGACATCTGGGTAGAAGAAGGCAGAGACGGGGCACGCTCCGTCTGTACTGTTCTGAGCGCCGTTCACCGCGCGGATGTAATTATCAATATCTCTGCATCACCCTACAATGCCGGAAAACTGCACGACCGCACAGAGTTGCTTGCCGAGAGAACTACTGAAACCGATACCCCGATTGTATATGTTAATCTGATAGGCGGCCAGGATGAGCTGGTATTCGATGGCGGCTCGCTTGTGTTCGACCGCAAGGGGAACTGCATCCTGAAAGCTCCTTCTTTCACCGAATACCTGGCGGTCATAGACTTAGAGTTTGAAAACCCTTTGCGAGAAGGTTCCGCGCCCTGTTTTAAAATTCCCAAACGGCCTGAACCTCAACGGTCAAGGGTAAAGCCAATCATAGCCCCCCCTTTGAGCGAAGAGGAGGAGATTATGGAGGCTCTCGTTCTCGGCACCCGTGATTACATCCGTAAGAACGGATTCTCGAAGGTTGTTATAGGGCTTTCCGGCGGGATCGACTCTTCAATCGTTGCATGCGTTGCCGCTGAAGCTCTGGGCAGGGAGAATGTCATCGGGGTAACCATGCCGTCGCAGTTTACTTCGACCGGAACCCGATCAGACGCCGAAATCCTGGCAATGAATCTCAAAATACGGTTTATCGAGATTCCCATCGGCGAAGTATTTACCGCATTCATTCAGTCGCTTTCCGATGCTTTCCGGGATACCAGGCCCGATGTAACCGAAGAAAACCTTCAGGCCCGCATCCGCGGCACGCTGCTCATGTCGCTCTCCAACAAGTTTGGGTGGCTGGTGCTCACTACGGGCAACAAAAGCGAGGTCGCAACCGGTTACTGCACGTTATACGGCGATACCGCCGGGGGATTTGCGGTGATCAAAGATGTCCCCAAGATCATGGTATACCGCCTCGCACGGCTCATCAACACCAGAGCCGCAGGTGAAATCATCCCCGAGACAGTGATAGCGAGGCCGCCTTCCGCAGAGCTCCGTCCCGATCAGAAGGATTCCGATTCTCTCCCGCCCTATGACATCCTGGACCCGATTTTAAAAGACTACATCGAGCAGGACATGGGGGTGGAGGAAATAGTCGCCCACGGATTCGACCGTGAAACGGTCAAAAGGGTGGTACGGATGTGTGATTTGGCGGAGTACAAACGCCGCCAGGCTCCGCCGGGGGTGAAAATCACTCCCCGTGCATTCGGCCGTGACCGACGCCTTCCCATAACCAACCGGTTCAGGGATACGGGGAATGAGGCAAAGCAGAAGACAGAGGATCACACATGA